ATGAGGCCCGCCAGCTCCTGAAAAAACAGGTCCGCTCTTCGGTCCGCTGGGTGGATTCGGTCCGCGCCGCCAGCGAAGACTCCTTTGACGCGGCAGTGGAGGTGGGGCCCGGGAAAGTGCTCTCCGGCCTGCATCGGCGGATTGTGAAAGATATCCCCGTATTCAATGTGGAGGATGAAGCGAGCCTGGAGAGCGCGGTTTCCGGCCTTTTTGAGTTGGCCGCGAAAAGGGCCGGAGAGGGTCCGGCCGGGGGATGATTGATTTTTCAACTAGTTCGGATAATCTTTCCCCCCGTTTTCGCGCCCTGGAGATACTCTCGCTTCATAAGGTTTCTCTGTTGTAATATTTGGCCTATAAACAGTGGGAAAGGGAGGGGAAGAGTCAGATCCCTCCCCGTTGTCTCGCGCGGGATTGTTGAGATGGGGAAGTGGGCGTTTTCCGCCCAGAAGGTTTTGGAAATTGTCAGGGGCGCACGAACCTTACCTGAAAGGGTGACGGGGCGTCTGAGTGGGAACTTTCTTTGTAAAAGTTCTCCGCAACGGATTTGGGAGGATAACGAGTGTCGGATATTGCCGAACAGGTCAAGGATATCATTGTGGAACAGTTAAGCGTGGATAGGGTCAAGGTGGTGCCCGAGGCTTCGTTTATCAACGATCTGGGTGCCGACTCTCTGGACACGGTTGAGCTGGTCATGGCTTTCGAGGAAAAGTTCGGCCTCGAAATTCCGGATGAGGACGCGGAGAAGATCACCTCGGTTCGGGATGCGATCAGCTATATCGAAGGCAAACAATAATAATACGGTTCCGAAAAGTATCTGCTCGATAATTGGAGAATAAAAGTGGCACAGTCAGACTGCCGGGTCGTTATCACAGGCATGGGCTTGCTGACGCCTCTCGGCATTGGCGTTGAGGAAAACTGGAAGGGGTTGATGGAGGGCAGATCCGGCATCGGGCCGGTGTCCCGGTTCAACCCCGAGCGCCTGCCGACAAAGATCAGCGGCGAGGTGAAGGGGTTCAACCCGGAAGACTACATCGACAGAAAAGAAATCAAGAAGATGGACACCTTCATCCAGTTTGTTCTGGCCTCGACGCACATGGCCTTTGAGAATGCGGGTCTTTCCACCCCGGACAAAGAGGTGGCCCCCCGGTATGGAGCCGTCATCGGCGTGGGGCTGGGGGGTCTGCCGGCCATCGAGAACTATATGGACGTCCTCGGAAATCACGGCCCGCGCCGGATCAGCCCGTTTTTCATCCCGATGCTCCTGGCCAATCTCGCCGCGGGCCAGGTGTCCGTCAGGTGGGGCCTGAAGGGGCCGAACACCTGCACGGTGACGGCCTGCGCGTCGGGGAACCACGCCATCGGCGATGCCATGAAGTTCATCCAAAGAGGCATCGCGGACGTGATGGTGGCCGGCGGCAGCGAATCCTGCATCAC
The bacterium DNA segment above includes these coding regions:
- a CDS encoding acyl carrier protein, whose protein sequence is MSDIAEQVKDIIVEQLSVDRVKVVPEASFINDLGADSLDTVELVMAFEEKFGLEIPDEDAEKITSVRDAISYIEGKQ